A window of Prolixibacter sp. SD074 contains these coding sequences:
- a CDS encoding tRNA methyl transferase PRC-barrel domain-containing protein has product MIEIPANFMARKKGVEKTPDNFKKLCYAFPYKPWNGKVIGEHNGAQFYTIGQRKGLNIGGYAEPLFVLATDINRNIIYVGEGKSHPGLYRPGLFVPKEDTHWIRPDLEIPVGEEKDFLFRIRYRQPLEKGRMYMREEGLYVIFEEEQRGITAGQFVAWYTDDEQIGSGVIE; this is encoded by the coding sequence GTGATTGAAATTCCGGCCAACTTTATGGCCCGGAAAAAGGGAGTGGAAAAAACACCGGACAATTTCAAAAAACTATGCTATGCCTTCCCTTACAAACCGTGGAACGGGAAAGTAATCGGCGAGCACAACGGTGCCCAGTTTTATACCATCGGGCAACGGAAAGGATTGAATATAGGCGGTTATGCTGAACCTCTCTTCGTGTTGGCCACCGACATTAACCGGAACATTATTTATGTGGGCGAAGGAAAATCACATCCCGGGCTGTACCGTCCCGGGCTGTTTGTTCCCAAAGAAGATACTCACTGGATTAGACCCGACCTGGAAATTCCGGTGGGAGAAGAAAAGGATTTTCTCTTCCGGATACGGTATCGTCAGCCTCTCGAAAAAGGACGGATGTACATGCGCGAAGAAGGCCTCTACGTTATTTTCGAAGAAGAACAGCGCGGCATTACAGCCGGGCAGTTTGTAGCCTGGTACACCGACGATGAGCAAATTGGTTCGGGTGTGATTGAATGA
- the mnmA gene encoding tRNA 2-thiouridine(34) synthase MnmA has product MKEKVVVGLSGGVDSSVAAYLLKQQGYEVIGVFMINWKERTGRASCTWEDDITFAEMIAKKLDIPFHVVDLSDFYRKRVVDYMFEEYGKGHTPNPDVLCNREIKFDMFMEKAMELGADYVATGHYCRKAEVVKDGKTYYRLLLAGSDPNKDQSYFLCQLNQEQLAKSIFPIGHLLKPDVREIAREQGLITAERKDSQGICFVGKVDLPVFFSKSWNRKRAT; this is encoded by the coding sequence ATGAAGGAAAAAGTTGTAGTCGGATTATCGGGCGGCGTCGATTCGAGCGTTGCCGCATACCTGCTCAAGCAGCAAGGTTATGAAGTGATTGGTGTGTTCATGATTAACTGGAAAGAACGCACCGGACGGGCGAGTTGTACCTGGGAGGATGATATCACCTTTGCAGAGATGATTGCCAAAAAGCTGGATATCCCCTTCCACGTAGTCGATTTGTCGGATTTCTACCGGAAAAGGGTAGTCGATTATATGTTCGAGGAGTACGGGAAAGGGCATACGCCCAACCCGGACGTGCTCTGCAATCGCGAAATCAAGTTCGACATGTTCATGGAAAAGGCTATGGAACTGGGTGCCGACTACGTGGCCACCGGACATTATTGCCGGAAAGCCGAGGTAGTGAAGGATGGAAAAACATACTATCGCTTGCTGCTGGCCGGTTCCGACCCAAACAAGGACCAGAGTTATTTCCTGTGTCAGCTCAACCAGGAACAACTGGCTAAGTCCATATTCCCGATAGGCCATTTGCTGAAGCCTGATGTGCGTGAAATTGCCCGTGAACAGGGATTGATAACTGCCGAACGAAAGGATTCACAGGGAATCTGCTTTGTGGGAAAAGTGGACTTGCCCGTTTTCTTCAGCAAAAGCTGGAACCGAAAAAGGGCAACGTGA
- a CDS encoding radical SAM protein produces MVQIALSDEDNLGIAFTYSEPGIAYEYMYEISKRALNTRLKTVMVTNGYINKAPLLRLLPYIDAFNVDLKAFSENFYHKMTRARLEPVKNSIRIIAQSESHLELTNWSFPG; encoded by the coding sequence TTGGTACAGATTGCGCTAAGCGATGAGGACAACCTCGGAATTGCTTTTACCTACAGCGAACCCGGTATTGCTTATGAATACATGTACGAAATTTCCAAACGGGCGCTGAATACGCGTTTGAAAACCGTGATGGTGACCAATGGCTACATCAACAAGGCTCCTCTGTTAAGGCTTCTGCCCTATATCGACGCTTTCAATGTCGATCTGAAAGCCTTTTCGGAGAACTTTTATCACAAAATGACGCGTGCCAGACTGGAACCCGTGAAGAACAGCATCCGCATCATTGCGCAATCTGAGAGCCATCTGGAGCTGACCAACTGGTCATTCCCGGGATGA
- a CDS encoding 3-oxoacyl-[acyl-carrier-protein] synthase III C-terminal domain-containing protein → MVVKEALEKAKIELEQIDKVLIHQANAKMDDAILTGLFKLYNKKEIPKHIMPMTIAELGNSSVATIPTLLSLLLDNQLTDQKVTNGNILVFASVGAGMNINSLVYKMP, encoded by the coding sequence ATGGTTGTAAAAGAAGCCCTTGAAAAAGCAAAAATAGAATTGGAACAGATAGATAAAGTATTGATACATCAGGCGAATGCCAAAATGGACGATGCCATACTGACAGGCTTGTTCAAGCTCTATAATAAAAAAGAAATTCCTAAACATATTATGCCAATGACCATAGCCGAACTCGGAAATAGTTCGGTGGCAACGATTCCTACTTTGCTTAGTTTGCTACTTGATAACCAATTGACTGATCAGAAGGTGACAAATGGAAACATACTGGTGTTTGCTTCTGTTGGGGCTGGAATGAATATTAATTCATTGGTCTATAAAATGCCATAG
- a CDS encoding glycoside hydrolase family 2 TIM barrel-domain containing protein, giving the protein MIERNKMEAHATLYPFQDVKTALTMERDNSQWYESLNGTWKFYFVPKAEGATTDFAKKGFDASAWDNISVPSSWEMKGYGTPIYTNITYPFPAKPPYILRDNPVGSYIRDFDVPDNWKDREVILHFGGVSSAMYVWVNGQKAGYSQGSRLPDEFDITDYIVPGKNRVAVQVYRWSDGSYLEDQDHWRMSGIHREVYLVAQPKVNIYDLAVRTDLDAAYKDAELQIRPRVKVPDDTDPKGWTFSAQLYNEQGNKVKNGEMSILVNHILHESVPQRDNVPFALLKTHITNPVKWSAENPYLYILVVTLKDADGNVVDATSTHVGFRKVEWNHGVFKVNGRPVKLYGVNRHDHSDVNGKAVTRKEMLDDILLMKRFNLNAVRTSHYPNDPYFYDMCDKYGIYVLDETDLETHGLTGYFTNNTSWTYAFVDRAVRMVERDKNHPAIIGWSLGNESGVGPNHAAMAGWIRSYDPARLIHYEGAQGDPASPDYVPVNSKDIGNGPMMPIQPIGNGSMLSAGCIRRQLCSKDWRKAPGFTAPS; this is encoded by the coding sequence ATGATTGAACGGAACAAAATGGAAGCGCATGCCACGCTGTATCCGTTTCAGGATGTGAAAACAGCCCTGACCATGGAGCGGGACAATTCGCAATGGTACGAATCGTTGAATGGGACCTGGAAATTTTATTTCGTTCCTAAAGCCGAAGGAGCAACTACCGATTTCGCGAAAAAGGGGTTTGATGCTTCTGCTTGGGACAACATTTCGGTGCCATCAAGCTGGGAAATGAAAGGATACGGTACCCCGATTTATACCAACATTACTTATCCTTTCCCGGCAAAACCACCGTATATCCTTCGGGACAATCCGGTCGGTTCATACATCCGCGACTTTGATGTGCCTGATAACTGGAAAGACCGGGAAGTAATCTTACACTTTGGCGGCGTTTCGTCGGCCATGTATGTGTGGGTGAACGGACAAAAAGCGGGGTATAGCCAGGGAAGCCGGCTTCCGGACGAGTTTGATATTACTGATTATATCGTACCCGGAAAGAACCGGGTGGCGGTGCAGGTGTACCGCTGGAGCGACGGCAGTTACCTGGAAGATCAGGACCATTGGCGGATGAGCGGTATTCACCGGGAAGTGTACCTGGTGGCTCAGCCCAAAGTGAATATATATGATCTGGCTGTTCGCACCGATTTGGATGCGGCATACAAAGATGCCGAGCTGCAAATCCGGCCGCGCGTAAAAGTACCGGATGATACCGATCCAAAGGGATGGACATTTAGTGCACAATTGTATAACGAGCAGGGAAACAAAGTAAAGAACGGGGAGATGAGTATCTTGGTGAATCATATTTTGCACGAAAGTGTCCCACAGCGCGACAACGTACCATTTGCTTTGCTGAAAACGCATATTACCAATCCGGTGAAATGGTCGGCCGAGAATCCGTACCTCTACATATTGGTTGTAACCCTGAAGGATGCTGATGGCAACGTTGTGGATGCGACCAGTACGCATGTGGGGTTCCGGAAAGTTGAGTGGAACCACGGCGTATTCAAGGTCAACGGCCGTCCGGTGAAGCTATACGGCGTGAACCGGCACGATCACAGCGACGTGAATGGAAAGGCGGTTACCCGGAAGGAGATGCTCGACGATATTCTTCTGATGAAGCGCTTCAACCTGAATGCGGTGCGTACTTCGCATTATCCGAACGATCCGTATTTCTACGATATGTGCGACAAATACGGTATTTATGTTCTGGATGAAACCGATCTGGAAACACATGGCCTGACTGGCTATTTCACCAACAATACCTCCTGGACATACGCATTTGTGGATCGTGCCGTCAGGATGGTGGAACGGGACAAAAATCACCCGGCCATTATCGGTTGGTCGCTTGGAAACGAATCGGGGGTAGGCCCGAACCATGCGGCAATGGCCGGTTGGATTCGCAGTTACGACCCGGCCCGGTTGATTCACTACGAAGGAGCGCAGGGCGATCCGGCCAGTCCGGATTATGTGCCGGTTAACAGCAAGGATATTGGAAACGGCCCTATGATGCCAATCCAACCGATAGGCAATGGGTCGATGTTATCAGCCGGATGTATCCGTCGCCAGCTTTGCTCGAAGGATTGGCGAAAAGCCCCTGGGTTCACCGCCCCATCGTGA
- a CDS encoding glycoside hydrolase family 2 TIM barrel-domain containing protein produces MYPSPALLEGLAKSPWVHRPIVMCEYAHSMGNSTGDLKKYWEVIRSHPNLMGGFIWDWIDQGILEKDKDGKPYWAYGGDFGDKPNDGNFCINGIVAPDRTAKPALWECKHVFQPISVSPVDLKNFDFTVVNRQDFTGLEPYTLKWLLRENGVEVQHGIIPAPACAPGENARFHVPVDQDKLKKDAEYVLNISWDLAKKTLWADAGFEIAWNEFTLPGHKVKPAAVVSGKARATENGNHITLSGKNFTVVVDKAKGAVSSYKVNGKEQFVSPLKPDFWRVPTDNDLAGGNHIFRDMRVWKDAVAHMTLQSATIDENQSGVVCTYRLPVDASTLKVHYLVEENGTLQVSADVLKGDNAPDLPRFGFTVEVPGTLTETAYYGKGPWENYWDRKSGAKLALYKTPTSDLQYKYVRPQENGNRSDVRWFALAGKNGGLMVRGGAKVDFSVWPYTAPDLEQAKHIDEVQVRDFFTVHIDYKQLGVGGDDTWSAQAIAHPPYRLSAKSYQYSFTIRTVKSIAQAEKLY; encoded by the coding sequence ATGTATCCGTCGCCAGCTTTGCTCGAAGGATTGGCGAAAAGCCCCTGGGTTCACCGCCCCATCGTGATGTGTGAATACGCCCACTCCATGGGCAACTCCACCGGCGATTTGAAAAAATACTGGGAGGTCATCCGTTCGCATCCCAACCTGATGGGTGGTTTTATCTGGGACTGGATTGATCAGGGCATCCTAGAGAAGGATAAAGACGGTAAACCTTACTGGGCCTATGGAGGCGATTTCGGCGACAAGCCCAACGACGGAAACTTCTGTATTAATGGTATTGTTGCTCCCGATCGCACGGCCAAACCAGCCTTGTGGGAGTGCAAACATGTATTCCAGCCCATCAGTGTCAGTCCGGTTGACCTGAAGAATTTCGATTTCACGGTAGTGAACCGGCAGGACTTTACGGGCCTGGAACCCTATACGCTCAAGTGGTTGTTACGGGAAAACGGTGTTGAGGTGCAGCATGGTATCATTCCGGCGCCTGCTTGTGCTCCGGGAGAGAATGCCCGTTTCCATGTTCCGGTCGATCAAGACAAACTGAAGAAGGATGCTGAGTACGTTCTGAATATCAGCTGGGATTTGGCGAAGAAAACGCTGTGGGCCGATGCCGGGTTCGAAATTGCCTGGAATGAATTTACCCTTCCGGGACACAAAGTGAAACCGGCTGCGGTAGTTTCCGGTAAGGCGAGAGCCACCGAAAATGGCAACCATATTACCTTGTCGGGAAAGAACTTCACGGTAGTGGTTGATAAGGCGAAGGGAGCCGTTTCGTCCTATAAAGTGAATGGCAAAGAACAGTTCGTTAGTCCGTTGAAGCCTGACTTCTGGCGTGTGCCAACAGATAATGATCTGGCTGGTGGTAATCATATTTTCCGCGACATGCGTGTTTGGAAAGACGCGGTTGCCCATATGACCCTTCAGTCGGCAACCATTGACGAGAATCAATCAGGTGTTGTTTGTACCTATAGGCTGCCGGTGGATGCATCGACACTGAAGGTGCACTATCTGGTGGAAGAAAACGGAACGCTTCAGGTGTCGGCCGATGTATTGAAAGGTGACAACGCGCCCGATTTGCCACGCTTTGGCTTTACGGTGGAAGTTCCGGGAACGTTGACCGAAACGGCGTATTACGGAAAAGGGCCGTGGGAAAATTACTGGGACCGGAAATCAGGCGCCAAACTGGCCTTGTATAAAACACCGACCAGCGATTTGCAATACAAATATGTGCGTCCGCAGGAAAACGGTAACCGGAGCGATGTTCGCTGGTTTGCCCTTGCCGGGAAAAACGGAGGTTTGATGGTCCGGGGAGGGGCGAAGGTCGATTTCAGCGTGTGGCCTTACACCGCACCCGATTTGGAGCAGGCAAAACACATTGATGAGGTGCAGGTTCGCGATTTCTTCACCGTTCACATCGACTACAAGCAATTGGGTGTTGGCGGCGACGATACCTGGAGCGCCCAAGCCATTGCCCATCCGCCGTACCGGTTATCGGCCAAAAGCTATCAATACAGCTTTACCATTCGTACGGTAAAATCCATTGCACAGGCAGAGAAACTTTATTAG
- a CDS encoding amidase, translating into MKRRSFFKTAAIGGAAFSLSPLAACEDKSGKTAAPTADFTRFEFNEVTIEQLQQKMKSGELTTEQLTNKYLGRIKAVDQNGPSLHTVIELNPDAITIARKLDEERKAGKVRGPLHGIPILIKDNIDTGDKMQTTAGSLALEGNHPKNDAFIVAKLREAGAVLLGKTNLSEWANFRSNHSSSGWSGRGGQTCNPYVVDRSPCGSSSGSGAAVSSNFCAIAIGTETDGSIVCPSGINGVVGIKPTVGLWSRHGIIPISHSQDTAGPMARSVTDAATLLGPLVGDDANDKSTMPASKWKGTDYTQFLDKNGLNGARIGIIKDYFGFNPDVDTLMDQAMDAMKLQGAELVDLEPMKDQKEWSKAEWTVMVYEFKNDLNKYLAEHPEAPRKNLKELIEFNKQNNAKELQWSDQAIFITAEEKTPSEKEYLNALKITKTLPAKYIDSAMKKHNLNALIAPTNGPSWTIDRLNGDHFGGGSSDLAAVSGYPSITVPSGFVHELPIGLSFVGTAWSEPELIKLAYSFEQATKLRQAPKFIPSLLNQLGFSLFL; encoded by the coding sequence CACCAACTGCTGATTTCACCCGGTTCGAATTCAACGAGGTGACCATTGAGCAACTTCAGCAAAAGATGAAAAGCGGCGAACTTACCACCGAACAGCTGACCAACAAATACCTGGGACGAATTAAGGCCGTCGATCAAAACGGCCCGTCACTCCACACCGTCATCGAACTGAATCCCGATGCCATTACCATTGCAAGAAAACTGGATGAAGAACGAAAAGCCGGAAAAGTGAGAGGCCCGTTGCATGGAATTCCCATTTTGATAAAAGACAACATCGATACCGGCGATAAGATGCAAACTACGGCCGGATCGCTGGCCCTGGAAGGCAATCACCCCAAGAACGACGCTTTTATTGTCGCAAAACTTCGGGAAGCCGGCGCTGTTTTGCTGGGGAAAACCAACCTCAGCGAATGGGCCAACTTCCGTTCCAATCATTCCTCAAGCGGATGGAGCGGCCGCGGTGGCCAGACCTGTAATCCATATGTGGTCGATCGCTCACCCTGTGGCTCCAGTTCCGGTTCCGGAGCTGCCGTTTCGTCGAACTTTTGCGCCATTGCCATCGGGACCGAAACGGATGGTTCCATTGTTTGTCCTTCCGGGATAAACGGGGTGGTAGGCATCAAACCAACGGTTGGACTGTGGTCACGCCACGGCATCATTCCCATTTCGCACAGCCAGGATACCGCCGGACCGATGGCCCGAAGCGTTACGGATGCAGCCACACTTTTGGGACCGTTGGTTGGCGACGATGCCAACGACAAATCCACCATGCCTGCTTCCAAATGGAAAGGGACCGATTATACGCAGTTCCTGGATAAAAACGGACTAAACGGGGCACGAATTGGTATCATAAAAGATTACTTCGGGTTTAACCCGGATGTGGATACGCTCATGGACCAGGCGATGGATGCCATGAAGCTACAGGGAGCCGAACTGGTGGATCTGGAACCCATGAAAGATCAGAAGGAATGGTCCAAAGCCGAATGGACAGTTATGGTTTACGAGTTCAAAAACGACCTGAATAAATACCTTGCTGAACATCCTGAAGCTCCCAGGAAAAACCTGAAGGAACTCATCGAGTTTAACAAGCAGAACAATGCTAAAGAATTGCAATGGTCCGACCAGGCGATTTTCATTACTGCTGAAGAGAAAACACCTTCGGAGAAAGAGTACCTGAACGCACTCAAGATTACCAAAACCCTTCCGGCAAAATATATCGACAGCGCCATGAAGAAGCACAACCTGAATGCATTGATTGCACCAACGAATGGCCCCTCGTGGACCATCGACCGGTTAAATGGCGATCATTTTGGTGGTGGAAGCTCGGATTTGGCCGCTGTTTCGGGATATCCGAGTATTACCGTGCCGTCCGGATTTGTCCACGAATTACCTATCGGTCTTTCCTTTGTCGGTACAGCGTGGTCGGAACCGGAACTGATCAAACTGGCTTATTCTTTCGAGCAGGCTACCAAATTAAGGCAGGCGCCGAAGTTTATTCCGTCGTTGTTAAACCAGCTGGGGTTTTCCCTGTTTTTATAA